Sequence from the Mixophyes fleayi isolate aMixFle1 chromosome 4, aMixFle1.hap1, whole genome shotgun sequence genome:
aatgcatgagtatcatgcacgggttaacttatatatatatatatatatacacatgacaTACTGATGTAAACTGCTACTTCTGAAATGTTACATTTACAGCTATTCTATATGAATGGAACTTCTAAGAGTCTGCTTTATGGTTGAtccacttgttttatttttttaagatgacTATAGACCGTGGGACATTCAAAAAAGGGAACTTGCTAAACaggagcatacttaccaacttccaactgtgaagtttggaaaTACAACTACATTCCAGGATGACTTTTTTCCTAAAGAAATAATGCCAAGAGAGAGCTTCAAGCCCCCTGGTGTAGCTAAACACAGTGGCATCGCTTTTGATGGCACCACAAGCCATCGCATTTCCTATGTCCCATATGAATTAGAACCAAGGTTTGAAAGACAGAAGCAGGAATATAAGCCCAACAGCCAACCATTTGATGATATCACCACCCACCGTTTCAATTTTAAAGGTGCACTTGGTGAAGTACCAAAAAGCTGCAAACCTGAGCATGGTAAAGTTGGTAGTGATGCTCGATTTGAAAGCAGCACTGAATTCCGTGATAGCTTCCAGCCATGGCAAATTCCACCACTCCATGTTCAGAAATCTCAAGAGTATAACCCACCTACTGCTCACATGGAGGTAGACACCACAAGTCATCTAGCTTATGTACCACACCAGCTGAATTATGTTGCCCCAGTTCGTCCCGTATCCCATGGAAGAAGATGCAATGTGCCCTTCCAAGGAAATTCTACAATGAAAGAAGATTTTCGAGCCTGGGAAGGTAGGCGCCAAGAAATTATTAAGAAGGATCATCAGATTCCAAAGCCTACTGGAAAATTTGATGGGTTGACCACATTCCAATCCCACTATCTCCCTCATGAGATCCACCCAACTCAGAGTTTTAAGCCTTCAAACAAAGCAACAGGCAGCTCTGCCCCATTTGAAAGTGGAACACTCTACCGCACCGATTATATACCCAAGAAGTATGAAATCTGTCCTGCAAATTACCCATCTCCTCCCGGCTATGTCTTTGAGAGTATTAATGCCCGAGGCCACAAAATATTCCAGAAGATTCCTACTCCAGAAATGAATTTGTTTTCCAACACAAATGAAAGGAACCTTGCAAAAGCAATAGCCGTGATATCATAATTCATGTTACACATTAAAAGCTCAAATAATGCTTAAATATCTTATGTTGTACTaacatttcttttctcttttgaaaAATTCTGTTCATATAATCACTTGAAAACCacacattatataattatatagtatAAATGTTATCTGCAAACATTATTAGATTTTCTGAAACGATAACACAGATTCTGACTGCAAAAATCTATGAGCTGTATTCAGTGATAATATCATTGTAAGCTAAAACAATtccaaactaataaactaataaaagatAAAGGCTGAATGTCTGTTCTGTAGATGTAGACTACAGAACTAAATGATCAACATGTCTTGAAAAGGTAAACTCATTCAGCATCTGTGTTTATACAATTTAATGAATGAAACTGCAATAACTTTGTGACTGAAAATCTCTCCACTAAAAAATATTactcaaattatttttaaactgtaaCGAAATATTTGATTTGACAAAATctaagcaaaacaaaaatactaTGTTTGTACCGTGTCTCTAACAAATCAGTGTATTTTTGTATTGCCTAAATATGTAATTTTCATGAATAAACTTTCAATTTAACCCTTGTGTATTccctattttaaaatgaatttcaccaGTAGCTCCCAGTTGGGAGAAGCTAAAATTAGGATAAAGTGTGGCTGAACAGAGATGGAGACACGTACATATTTTATTAGATTTGGTGAGCTGTTACGCCGTGTCAGGATCATGTTCTAGGAAATTAAGGATATGAAACTAAAGACAACAAAACCCAATGTAAAGCCTCTAATCTCAGCCAAACATAACAGAACTGTCATTGCCTTCTCCTTAACACTGCCCAGAGAAAAACTACATGGGACCTCTCCATAATAAAAGAACACAAAACTATATTTTATGAAGAGAGTGTCAAACAGGAGGAAAGTTAATTACTTTGCAGCTTGAGGTGTCTTTTATACTTTGTGTGAAAAGCTCCCCCTTTACTTACATTGATCGCACATAGGTCATGTTTTCCAGTAATGTACAGCAACTATTTGTATTTACAGAGTGCTCTGTGGTTTGTTTATAGCTGGTGTTTTTAGACTGGAAATACCTTCTTCAGTGTATTGTGTAGATCTCCTACAAAATGGCGCTGTCTTACCCAAACTCTAGCAGTCTTTCCTGCCATATGTCTGTTTCCCGATATCACTTCCTTCTTGGTCGCTCACTCCATATAGCCATCTGCTTGGCTATCTCTTGACTGTGTTTATTGGGTACAACAGTATAGCATTATTGCCACCAGTCCCTGTTTTCCATGGAAAATGCTAATTTTTAGAATCAGTCCAAGAGAAATGTATCCCTGGGAATATACCTGTGTTATTTAAAACGACCACTCAATTATCTTGATAGCTACAATCACCAGTATTTGTTCTTAGTAGAGGTGTACTTGTAATACAGCAGAATTATAAAATGGTCATATCCAGTGGTCAGTTCATGTTGAGGGACACAGTGTCCTCATTGTATGAAGTACAATAGTAtgtattgtattatgatcagtggtcgaagtggacatttagaggtggcggtatggaaaatgtagaaCATTGGCATTCCACTGTATatacactttgaccactgattatgATCATGTCATGTTGGGTAGGTGGGGGTAGATGCAGtcttctatgtctgtatagagtgtaacagAATTATATTATGACCATGTCTAGTGGTCTGGTCATATTGGGTAGGTGAGGTGTCCTAAGACTCTAGTGTGTCATAGAATATATTAGTGTTTCATGTCTGTACAGAGTGTAACAGACTTGTATTAGGTGAGTATTgtgtgttgatcagtggtaatAATTCCCACATAAGTTCTTTTTGAATCTATGatgtaaaaaaactaaaatataaaaaccaCCAAATGGGGGAGTACCTTTTATAGGCACCGGAGAAGTGATCTCAGAGCAATCTTTTGAGTGTAACAGATCATATAATCTTTTGGTTAATTTTGCACATAGAATCATATAATGTGGCGCTAATTGCGGTCATAGAATAATTTTCACTCACAGATACGTTTTTCCACACAAATACAAATCTTAATACCTGTACACAAGAGTAGGAAAtaacttacaaaaaaaaacattagtgtCAGAATAACAAGTATATTTTTATTGCCAAAATACTGTAAATCTGTTCATGAGACAAAAACATTGCTTCTTATAAGAATAACAAGCTTTGCAGGAATGTCaaattatttgtattaataaCAAATTATAGCAATTGTGCTTCCATATTGCATGCATGCTTAACTAAAAACACATTTGTCATAGCAAACGAAAAGTGCTATAAGTTGTCATATTTTAACTTTAAATacaaagagaaaaacaaatgaaattatTTGGTAATAAGAAAatatgtcccaaaatatttattaaacactgTACAGAACAAAATATTGCACTTGAAATCAGACCATAAATATGTACAAAAAGTATTTTACAAACTTTATTTCTTAATTTATAAATCTCTAATAACAATCAAGACCCATTATTGATTAAAAAGACAAATGTACTGGAATATTTGTATACAGTAGTTCTTGTCTAACATTCAGTGATACAAGCCATATGAAAGGCAGTTTGCTTATAAAGTGGTTTAATTGCCAAGTAAACACTTTACCCATTGAGAAATTGTTGAAAAGACAAATGAAGGTGACTAGTGGTCAGGACTGGTAACATATTCATACCTTTATTAATAGGCACTAAACTGAATCCAAAAACAAAGATAATACAATTGAGGGACTTTAAtgcaccactaaacctaaaatgtaGGTTTGGTTATACAATAGAACTGCTAGTTGCATTTACAAAGTTATATGTAAGAGATGCAGAAAGTTGTAAATATGACAATGTTTCAGACAAGCCTTTTGTGTGGGAAAGAATATTTTTCTGCGTATAGCACTTAGACTTGCAGTACCAATTGGAAGTCACTTTAGCCCAATAATAGGAAATCGCTCTACTACAGTAACAGGTACACAGAAATGATGTGGTTCGAAATTTCACAAAATTGTCTTTTAATACAAAATGTACCATCTACCTGATATACAGTGATTTGGAGTATCACGTCTGTCCCTAACGGTCACTGACCATCAATAGAAATCTTTTGGGGGCATTGATGGAAACGTATAAATGATCACTTGTACATTCTTACAGGTTTTGTTTCAATGTCCAAACTTTAAAGCATATTAAAGAGGGTGTATCACATCATGTATTTTCTTACCCGAGGGCCTTCCATTACATTAAAATTTTCCCTAAACAGGGGCCCTCTATTTAAAGTACCCAAATTGGACAGATGTGGCATCTACATGTCTGCCTAGCCCATTTCAAGGCGCACACTCACGTCCTGGACTTTGAAAATGCCCCTGGAAAACTACTCTCCCTTCTGGATGTACCTGACAATGAGCAGGGTGGAAAGAGCATCAATCCAAAATCCAACCTAATAACACTACAAAACCACCCCTGTACTAAATTACGCTtctgctaaaatactgctcactttAGCTTAATTTATAGTTTAAATAGGTTTTTGTGTGTTGAACCAATCCACATAAGTATAACAGGAAGATGCAATATGCATCCAATTAAAAGTAAAGGACAATTAAAGTAGCTACAATCAGCAACAAATTGCCCCCAACCCACTTTTCCATCCATGCAAGCACCACCATTGTGGCCTACAAGTCTATGCAACGGCCACATGTAGTAAAGGACCTTTAGAAATCCAGCGTGAGCATATTAACAGAGGACTTGTCTGTGCTACAGTCAAATCAATGTACATCTTTCCAGCACCAAAATCACTGAAGATCATGGCCTATACAGTAATAAATGAGAAACTACGGAAGGATTCATATGGGCGACTCTATACAATTTTCAGTGTGACAGCAAGTTGTTGTGTGGAAAGGTTTTGCAGTACACTTGCATGCAAAATGCTGACCCAATATGTATTCAGGATGAACAGGATGATGTAGTGTTTCAAATTGTAGTTACTACAAAAGTCACTCAGTAGAGTCAGCACTAACTGGCAGACCGGCTGGGGCTACAACTCACTGTTTCTTTTTGCAATGTGCCCCCATTACTTGCAATGTAAAATGAGAGCAATTTTCAATTGCTCACATGATGTTTAGATAACTTGCTGCTGACCAGTTCTCACAGTACAAAGAATAGATTGAATTATGTCTGGAGAGATGGCTTTCACTGATTGTAAAGTTCTTGACTGTGCATGTAACAGGGGCCAGATCAGACAGCCCTATCAGATGAAAGAATTGCATTAAAAATGTACACTTTTCTTTTGGGTCCACAAACTTTTTTAACTAAGTTAACTGAGAAGCCAATTTCATTTACACTAACTATGGATTGGATTGTCTGCCTGTACTAGTAATATATATCACAAGCGGTAAATTGCCTAATACAGCTATAGCTTGTTGGGTCTGCTGACTACCATTTAATTTAGCCTACTACCTTCTAATGGTTAAGGATAAGAAGAAACACTATGTCACTCCGGCAAATGAAGGGTTAATATTAAATACAGCACAACGGAACATATCCAATCTCTGCTGTTCAGCGCTGATCACTATTGTAGGATAGGGCACCAATTGCTAGAATTAATACTGCTTCTGAAAGGTTTGCACACATAgacgtcacacacacacacacacacacacacacacaagtacacTACAGCATGCAAGTTTACTGTAGTGCTAGATTTAGCATATAGGTATGTCTTGCATATGGTGAAATATTGTACTCCGCTATACAGGTAGTAAAGGATGTTGAgtgggaggcagggctgtatACCCACTAATGAGAGTAAACCCTgccaaagtaatatatatatgtttttacaaaTTACAAAAACCCAACATGTATTTCATATTTGTTTAAAAACGTCAAAAAAATGCTTTCCTATGTAAAATCTTGGAGAATGAGACATTCTTACACCCCCATTATATTAAAGTGAACAACTGGTTTTCCTGTTTGTTTACAAAATATTCTTTTTCCAAAATGTACAAGCATAGAAAAATGAGAAATGATACTTCTGAAGTGTACTGGGCATACTCCTATTTACTAAGCTATCTATTGTTGTATAGGGGGCTGATCCCACAGCAGGAGAATAGCTGTATAGCAGATGCAGTCCAATCTCAGGACACTGCTCAGTAAACATAGCCCTGAATGTGAACACTGCACGTTTACTGCTATGAACCTTCACAACACGTTTGGTGTCTGGTTATCTAGCGGACGACAACTTAACCTGCTATATATTTTTCTGTCCATCAAATAACCCTTTGATGTAGCGTCAATTAACGTCTGTTCTCTTTTCATAACTCTATTCAATGGAAATCCCCCATCCTGCATAACACAAATAATCCCACAATGTTCTAGTGAGCCGTACTAGAAAGCAATTGGCTGGATCCTCACGTTGGTAAGAGAAATAATTGAAATATAAACTTCACACAAAATACCATATAAAAGTTGAATGTTTTTGTTTTCGTTTTGAGGCTGGAAGAGGCTCAGGTCTCTTCTCTAACTACATGGCTGACTAAgctgtagatagagaagagaCCTGTGCTGCAGaaactgagggctagatttactaagctgcaggtttgaaaaagtggggatgttgcctatagcaaccaatcagattatagctatcattttgtaaaaggtactaaataaatgaaagctagaatctgattgattgctataggcaacatccccactttttcaaacccgcagcttagtaaatctagccctaaatgttagTTCTTCAATTATATCAAAAGGCATCAGGCTCAACCTTACATACTGATTAGAAAACCACACCTATATTTTTTGGCAGgagttagggggggggggggtccattgAAAAGACCTCAAAGTCTAAATATTAAACCTAAATGTACAAactttatacaatttttttgtggCTCCTTCTCATCTCTTCAGTTTACCGCAGAGTACGGTTTTCAGGAGAAGTTACGCTCCGTTACACGATTCACAACACCTCTGTTTGTAGAGATCTACTAAGCACAGCTTAAGCTGTTTTACAAATGTACAGTAGTGAGTTGTGTCCTTGCATTCTCcttctgtaaaaataaaagatCTAATTAAAACCCAAAGCTGCAAAAAAGTACAAGTTGTAAAACATACCACCATGTTAAAGTGTACCTATAACCTActaaagtggaggcagccattgtatGAGCTTAACCAACAGtcaggagaatgcagcctatcaaatcactaggaaaCCGTGACATCACAGAGACATTAGCCAGTCTGTGCTTTTGTActtgttcagtccacaaaatggttgtctggtccactgtgtgtaggttacAGCTACACTTTTGAATGAATGGGATGTCTTGTTACAAGCAGTGCTCTGTATTGGCAATTATACACTTCTGTTAGAgagatttcatttttaatatcACTGTCAATGATTGTAATAGCCAAATATTTGCATACTTCCACAGGATGTGATATTGCAGTGCTGCCAAGTTGAGGGCCTCCGTTTCCACACACAGTACTGATCAGCCAAGACCTTGCCGTTCTTCCTATGTACACATTCTACTTTCCGAGACTGAAAGCCACTTCCACAGGCAGCGGTGCATGGTCTCCACTTGCCTGTTTTCCAGTACACATCGCACATCTCTGAAGAACAGTTCCTTCTGGAAGCTGGCCTGGGGATTAAACGCAGCACAAAACATTACCCTCTAGATGGAACTCTCAGCTCCCAGTGCAGCACATACACAGAAACAGTCCCCAATGTACTGTTCTAGGGTAGTTTATACAgtcaatattataataattatatactgtattattgatCATAGCATAGTGTGTTCACCTGCTCACATGCACACCTTTACCCTGGCTCAGGGCTGTCCAACTGGAGGCTTGTCCGCTAACACTACCCCACTATGAAGCCGAGCAGCCCTACTCATCTTAATCTTCACTCTCCAATCACAGAAACAAATGttttcattaaatatttcattGGAGAGAAGCCCTGTGACTTAACTGGATGTAACTCCAGCACTTTCTCCCCATTAGCTCTTTACACCAGCAGCAAGAGGTATGAAAGGTGAAGGAAAGGTGGGAGGTAGTAAAGGAGGTTGGCAGGGGACTACGTTTGTATGAGGCTGGTATACTGTACACAGGGCTGTGTGAGATGGGAATGGAGGCTGCTAAACTGCACACATGGCTTAACTGGGTGGGTATGAGACTGGTGGGCATGAAACTCTGTTGAACAAAGGACATAGGGCATGTTTCTATAGTGGACATTGTGCTGTGGTGTATATGAGGCTATTGTGTAGGGCACAAGGGTGTACAATAGGGGAGTGAAGCCATCAGGCCTTTATGATGAGCACCGGGCTGTATTTAGATGGCATAGGTGTGCTATGCACATtacttattttttgttacacttaACATTAGCtaaatatttagcttttttttttgttaaactacGCACAGCACACTGTATACATCCATTTTTACTATAATGCACAAAGTACTTTTTTGCAATCCTGCCCCCCCCCAGCCTATAGTTCCCCAAAAAATGTGGACCTATACTTAAGAAGATAGACTAGCAATGTGCTAGCCTACACTGCCAGTTAAACATGGCAGCCCAATATGGTATGGTGCTGGTCTCTGTGCTTTAGGTGGGCTTAACACCAATGTACACAAGCAAAATAATGTCTAGCACCATCTTTGTATAG
This genomic interval carries:
- the SAXO2 gene encoding stabilizer of axonemal microtubules 2, which gives rise to MKRKCICEICTCGRHRCPHMPTKIFEKSWKPCALTEYVEKYLQYDNVQPPQSMKPKQEYHGDRGRMEGITTFKSDYIPYEVTNVPVRPHQEYQPKPGQIDLATTYKQDFNPYKIEPVAPARPVEQRKLNGGKFDTNPTYKDDYRPWDIQKRELAKQEHTYQLPTVKFGNTTTFQDDFFPKEIMPRESFKPPGVAKHSGIAFDGTTSHRISYVPYELEPRFERQKQEYKPNSQPFDDITTHRFNFKGALGEVPKSCKPEHGKVGSDARFESSTEFRDSFQPWQIPPLHVQKSQEYNPPTAHMEVDTTSHLAYVPHQLNYVAPVRPVSHGRRCNVPFQGNSTMKEDFRAWEGRRQEIIKKDHQIPKPTGKFDGLTTFQSHYLPHEIHPTQSFKPSNKATGSSAPFESGTLYRTDYIPKKYEICPANYPSPPGYVFESINARGHKIFQKIPTPEMNLFSNTNERNLAKAIAVIS